Proteins from one Rhodoflexus caldus genomic window:
- a CDS encoding ATP-binding protein, giving the protein MFENISIKYKITSIALLVSTITLLSAMSVLFVFDFFNKEDEMRAQLEQKALQIHEKNKDLVRYNTLSRVQRNVRAAMLGEPNITTVAIYDSAGQLFFDYRRDSNIVNNTLRLPADKEVSFNLLGNSLEIHKRYVSDEGVKEGEVYIRSELAPLYVRARQYRNVFGIVFLIALGLSFLLASRLQKAISEPLLSLAAMTRRISHNYDYTLSAPNLGHRTDEIGVLLDNFNEMLARIKQQNDAILLAKEQAENSSKAKEQFLANMSHEIRTPMNAVIGMTDLLLDTRLTSMQREYLEIIRSSSEHLLVIINDILDLSKIASGKMTFEKRPINLRTIIQNLVVSHKPKADAKGLSIHVIIDEQIPAVFIGDPVRLNQILVNLFSNAIKFTEQGSITIGATLLDSSGDKIHLELFVQDTGIGIPEDMHEQIFETFTQASSDTARKYGGTGLGLSICKQLVELQGGTIHLQSKPGIGSKFTFRMGFGKAAETAPAIIQSPQPSGTPMESERPAFARILLAEDNEFNQVLVTALLKKWGMEATVVGNGREAVEEVSRNNYDLVLMDVQMPEMDGYKAAQSIRRLEDRSKAAIPIIAMTASALKGEVDRCMAAGMDDFIAKPFDKQFLREKILKYLTNDDADNKAAK; this is encoded by the coding sequence ATGTTTGAAAATATATCGATTAAGTACAAAATTACCAGCATTGCCTTATTGGTCAGCACCATAACACTGCTGTCGGCAATGTCTGTGCTTTTTGTGTTCGATTTTTTCAATAAAGAAGATGAAATGCGTGCTCAGTTGGAGCAAAAGGCACTGCAAATACACGAAAAGAACAAAGACTTGGTTCGCTATAATACGCTCTCCCGCGTACAGCGCAATGTGCGCGCAGCAATGCTTGGCGAGCCTAATATTACAACCGTCGCTATTTATGACAGTGCCGGACAACTTTTTTTTGACTACCGTCGCGATAGTAACATAGTAAACAATACTTTGCGATTGCCCGCCGACAAGGAGGTGAGTTTTAACCTTTTGGGAAACTCTCTGGAAATACACAAACGCTATGTAAGCGATGAAGGCGTAAAAGAGGGAGAGGTATATATTCGTTCCGAGCTTGCACCACTTTATGTGCGTGCACGGCAGTATCGCAATGTGTTTGGCATTGTTTTTCTGATAGCGCTGGGGTTGTCTTTCTTGTTGGCTTCACGATTGCAAAAGGCCATTTCCGAGCCTCTTTTGTCGCTGGCAGCTATGACCCGGCGCATCTCCCACAACTATGATTACACCCTGTCTGCTCCTAATTTGGGCCATCGCACCGATGAAATAGGCGTTCTATTGGATAATTTCAATGAGATGTTGGCACGCATCAAACAGCAAAATGATGCAATTCTTCTTGCCAAAGAACAAGCCGAAAACTCATCCAAAGCCAAAGAACAGTTTCTGGCCAACATGAGCCACGAAATTCGTACACCGATGAATGCCGTTATAGGAATGACAGACCTTTTGCTCGATACTCGCCTGACATCTATGCAGCGCGAATATCTCGAGATTATCCGCAGTTCATCGGAGCACCTGCTGGTGATTATCAACGATATTTTGGACTTATCCAAAATTGCGTCGGGTAAAATGACGTTTGAAAAGCGCCCGATTAATCTGCGAACTATCATCCAGAATTTAGTGGTTTCGCACAAACCCAAAGCCGATGCCAAAGGGTTGTCCATTCACGTGATTATTGATGAGCAAATACCGGCCGTTTTTATAGGCGACCCCGTTCGGCTGAATCAGATTTTGGTCAATCTATTCAGCAATGCCATTAAGTTTACCGAGCAGGGGAGCATAACCATCGGTGCTACGCTGTTGGACTCATCAGGGGATAAAATCCATCTGGAATTGTTTGTACAAGACACCGGCATAGGTATTCCGGAGGATATGCACGAACAAATTTTTGAGACATTCACACAGGCCAGCAGCGATACGGCGCGCAAGTATGGTGGTACAGGTTTGGGGCTTTCTATTTGCAAGCAATTGGTTGAGTTACAAGGCGGTACTATCCACCTCCAAAGCAAGCCGGGCATAGGCAGTAAATTTACTTTCCGGATGGGGTTTGGCAAAGCGGCCGAAACAGCGCCGGCCATCATTCAATCGCCTCAACCCTCCGGTACTCCTATGGAATCGGAGCGCCCTGCCTTTGCGCGTATTTTGTTGGCAGAAGACAATGAGTTCAATCAGGTATTGGTTACTGCACTGCTCAAAAAATGGGGCATGGAAGCAACCGTTGTCGGCAATGGACGAGAGGCGGTCGAAGAAGTCAGTCGCAATAATTATGACCTCGTTTTAATGGATGTGCAAATGCCTGAAATGGACGGCTACAAGGCAGCACAAAGCATCCGTCGGTTAGAAGACCGCAGCAAAGCCGCCATCCCGATAATTGCAATGACTGCCTCGGCACTCAAAGGCGAGGTAGACCGATGCATGGCTGCCGGTATGGACGACTTTATCGCCAAGCCGTTTGACAAGCAATTCCTTCGCGAAAAAATCCTGAAATACCTGACCAATGACGATGCGGACAATAAGGCTGCCAAGTGA
- a CDS encoding DUF2911 domain-containing protein — protein MKNLRMKHFVFTLMAIATVVTAKAQLNTPQPSPAAKISQAVGLGEITVSYSRPSMKGRVIFGDLVPYGALWRTGANAATKFTFSEDVTIGGKTVPKGDYSLFTIPNQNSWVIIFNKNATAQTNNYKQEEDVVRFEVKPESLPTPVESFTINFADVKPNSAVVEIMWEKTAVRFRIETEVDSKVMAQIQRALDPKKDAGLYYQIASYLYDNNKDQVLAYDLITKSVDMQPQYWTVHLKAKIEYKLGKFKEAIATAERSMAMAKEAGNNDYVRLNEKLIAEAKKGK, from the coding sequence ATGAAAAATCTGCGTATGAAGCATTTTGTATTTACGCTCATGGCCATTGCCACTGTCGTAACTGCAAAAGCCCAACTAAACACACCACAACCAAGCCCTGCTGCCAAAATTTCTCAGGCAGTCGGTTTAGGCGAAATTACCGTTTCTTACTCGCGCCCGTCCATGAAAGGCCGCGTTATTTTCGGCGACCTTGTTCCGTATGGTGCCTTGTGGCGCACAGGTGCTAATGCCGCCACGAAGTTTACTTTTTCCGAAGATGTAACCATTGGCGGAAAAACTGTTCCCAAAGGCGACTACTCACTGTTTACCATCCCTAACCAAAACAGTTGGGTTATCATCTTTAACAAAAATGCCACTGCGCAAACCAACAACTACAAACAAGAAGAAGATGTAGTGCGATTCGAAGTGAAGCCTGAGTCGCTGCCAACCCCTGTTGAATCGTTCACCATCAACTTTGCTGATGTAAAACCCAACAGTGCGGTAGTGGAAATTATGTGGGAAAAAACTGCCGTTCGTTTCCGCATTGAAACCGAAGTAGACAGCAAAGTAATGGCACAAATTCAGCGCGCCTTAGACCCTAAGAAAGATGCCGGTTTGTACTACCAAATTGCCAGCTATCTGTACGACAACAACAAAGACCAAGTACTGGCATATGACCTGATTACCAAGTCGGTAGATATGCAGCCCCAATATTGGACAGTACACCTGAAAGCAAAAATTGAGTATAAGCTCGGCAAATTCAAGGAAGCAATTGCCACTGCCGAGCGCTCGATGGCTATGGCAAAAGAAGCAGGCAACAACGACTATGTGCGCCTGAACGAAAAACTGATTGCCGAGGCTAAAAAAGGCAAATAG
- a CDS encoding sensor histidine kinase: MSLIERFRGHPAVRSAGQQINNWLKERNIRLNDFRTNIFLRVGALSATIFAFTGVIGQSGYAITGLGLGGLIIAQTLWLIRKVENTNREVIHFLNAIRYDDFSYHYRPATEGETFQELAAAFNNVISHFREIRSDKEAHYQYLKTIIHHIGIGLVSFDAMGNVQIMNTAAKRLFKITGSVRNVQELGTFSPELVEKFIRLRTGNRDLIKIVHGAEIIQLAMYAIELNLQGKEYKLITLQNIHNELEEQEMDAWQKLIRVLTHEIMNSVTPISSLASTLEGEVEYLQENSGQLRPEDLEDMQMAIKTIQRRSEGLIRFVSDFRNLTHVPIPQFKNVPVAEIFAHVVTLMEPEMKANDVKCQVEVEPQSLVITADREMIEQVLINIVKNAIQALADVERENGRRIILLARFDEKSHPFIMVRDNGPGIDPDALERIFIPFFTTKKSGSGIGLSLSRQIMRSHRGTLTAHSVVGEGTDFILKF; the protein is encoded by the coding sequence ATGAGCCTGATAGAGCGTTTTAGGGGACATCCTGCGGTGCGCAGTGCCGGTCAGCAAATCAACAACTGGCTGAAGGAACGCAACATCCGGTTAAATGATTTCCGAACCAATATTTTCCTGCGTGTGGGGGCACTTTCAGCCACCATTTTCGCATTTACCGGTGTTATCGGACAGTCCGGTTATGCTATCACGGGGCTTGGGCTGGGCGGCCTGATTATCGCCCAAACACTTTGGCTCATTCGCAAGGTGGAAAATACCAATCGCGAAGTGATTCACTTCCTGAATGCCATTCGCTACGACGATTTTTCTTATCACTATCGCCCTGCCACCGAAGGCGAAACTTTTCAGGAACTTGCAGCAGCCTTTAACAATGTTATCAGCCATTTCAGAGAAATCCGCAGCGACAAAGAAGCGCACTATCAGTACCTGAAAACCATTATTCATCATATCGGCATCGGGTTGGTATCGTTTGATGCCATGGGGAACGTGCAAATTATGAATACTGCTGCCAAGCGTCTGTTTAAAATTACGGGCAGCGTTCGCAATGTGCAAGAACTTGGCACATTCAGCCCCGAGCTGGTGGAAAAGTTTATACGGCTGCGCACAGGCAACCGCGACCTGATTAAAATTGTACACGGCGCGGAAATTATCCAACTGGCAATGTATGCCATAGAGCTCAATCTGCAAGGCAAAGAATACAAACTCATCACCCTGCAAAACATCCACAACGAACTGGAAGAGCAGGAAATGGACGCATGGCAGAAACTCATCCGCGTACTGACCCATGAAATTATGAACTCGGTAACACCGATTTCATCGCTGGCAAGCACGCTGGAAGGCGAAGTGGAATATTTGCAGGAAAACAGCGGACAGTTGCGCCCCGAAGACTTGGAAGATATGCAAATGGCTATCAAAACCATTCAGCGGCGCAGCGAGGGGCTGATTCGCTTTGTCAGCGACTTCCGCAACCTTACGCACGTGCCAATCCCTCAGTTCAAAAATGTGCCGGTTGCCGAAATATTTGCACACGTGGTTACGCTGATGGAGCCTGAAATGAAAGCCAATGACGTAAAATGTCAGGTTGAGGTAGAGCCGCAGTCCTTAGTGATTACGGCTGACCGCGAGATGATAGAGCAGGTGCTCATCAATATTGTTAAAAATGCCATTCAGGCGCTTGCGGATGTGGAACGGGAAAATGGTCGTCGCATTATTTTGCTGGCTCGATTTGATGAAAAAAGCCATCCGTTCATTATGGTGCGCGACAACGGGCCGGGCATAGACCCCGACGCATTGGAGCGCATTTTTATTCCGTTTTTTACCACCAAAAAATCAGGCTCGGGCATTGGTTTGAGCCTTTCGCGCCAAATCATGCGCTCACACAGGGGCACATTGACGGCTCATTCGGTAGTAGGCGAGGGTACGGATTTTATTTTGAAGTTCTGA
- the mltG gene encoding endolytic transglycosylase MltG → MNKKTKIIAGIFIGLSVLASVFSLYFYQLFFAANFLIDKKDKALYIPPGAGFEQVMDSLKKGAFLNDEISFRFVAKMLKYQDAGRVKPGRYVMKAGMNNLAAVRKLRSGAQDPVRVTFNNVRVKKDLAGRITRHLMADSARLLQMLNNPAVVAAYGFDTATIPAMFIPNTYEMYWNTSEEELLKKMHREYEKFWTAERKAKADALGLTPVQVSILASIVEAETKKRDEAPRIAGVYLNRLNANEKLQADPTVVFAIGNFNIKRLSFNDLKYDSPYNTYLYTGLPPGPINVPPLQAIEATLNPEKHRYMFFCAKEDFSGYHAFAETFDEHLKNAARYRDALNRAGIMK, encoded by the coding sequence ATGAACAAGAAAACAAAAATCATCGCCGGCATTTTTATCGGTTTGTCGGTTTTGGCTTCCGTATTCAGCTTGTATTTCTATCAGCTTTTTTTTGCCGCTAATTTTCTGATTGATAAAAAGGATAAGGCATTGTACATCCCGCCCGGTGCAGGTTTTGAACAGGTGATGGATTCACTCAAAAAAGGAGCGTTTCTCAATGATGAAATTTCTTTTCGATTTGTTGCCAAAATGCTGAAATATCAGGATGCGGGGCGCGTAAAGCCGGGGCGCTACGTCATGAAAGCAGGCATGAACAATTTGGCTGCCGTGCGCAAACTGCGCAGCGGTGCACAAGACCCCGTGCGCGTAACTTTCAACAACGTGCGTGTTAAAAAAGACTTAGCAGGCCGCATCACGCGGCATCTGATGGCAGACTCTGCCCGACTGTTGCAAATGCTCAACAACCCTGCGGTTGTAGCTGCATATGGTTTTGATACTGCAACTATTCCGGCAATGTTCATTCCCAACACCTACGAGATGTACTGGAATACGTCCGAAGAAGAGCTGCTCAAAAAAATGCATCGGGAATATGAAAAATTTTGGACGGCAGAGCGCAAAGCCAAAGCCGATGCGCTTGGTTTGACTCCTGTACAGGTTTCCATTTTGGCTTCTATCGTAGAGGCTGAAACCAAAAAGCGCGACGAAGCACCGCGAATTGCGGGGGTTTACCTCAACCGCCTGAATGCTAACGAAAAATTACAGGCAGACCCAACGGTAGTATTTGCCATAGGCAATTTTAACATCAAGCGCTTGTCTTTCAATGATTTGAAGTACGATTCGCCGTACAATACCTATTTGTACACAGGCCTGCCGCCCGGCCCTATCAACGTGCCGCCTTTGCAGGCAATTGAGGCCACTTTGAATCCCGAAAAACATAGGTACATGTTTTTTTGTGCCAAAGAGGATTTCAGCGGCTACCATGCCTTTGCCGAGACTTTTGATGAACACCTGAAAAATGCTGCCCGCTACCGCGATGCACTGAATCGCGCGGGCATTATGAAGTAG
- the fabF gene encoding beta-ketoacyl-ACP synthase II encodes MRRVVVTGMGALTPLGNNVADFWNGLVNGESGAGPITKFDASKFKTRFACELKNFNPLDFIEKSEAKRYDMFTQYALIAAEQAIKNAAIDFEQLNRDRIGVIWGSGNGGIQTFQEQVTEFVKGDGTPRFSPFFIPKMIVDIASGIISIKYGLRGVNFTTVSACATSTSAIIEAFNYIKWNKADMVITGGSEAPITESAIGGFNAAKALSTNNENAATASRPFDVTRDGFVMGEGAGALVLEELEHAKRRNAPIIAEVVGGGAAADAYHLTGTHPEGEGAYLGMMAALEEAGIAPHQVDYLNTHATSTPLGDISELKAALRVFGANQNLSISATKSMTGHLLGAAGAVEAIASILSIVHNLIPPTINTTEIEPEYKDLFHFPLGKAVAKEVNYAMSNTFGFGGHIATVLFAKYRG; translated from the coding sequence ATGAGAAGAGTAGTTGTAACAGGTATGGGAGCGCTGACTCCCTTAGGCAATAATGTGGCGGACTTTTGGAATGGCTTGGTGAACGGAGAGAGCGGTGCGGGGCCTATCACCAAATTTGACGCAAGTAAGTTTAAAACACGGTTTGCCTGTGAACTGAAAAACTTTAATCCGCTGGATTTTATTGAAAAGTCGGAGGCAAAGCGCTACGATATGTTTACGCAGTATGCGCTGATTGCCGCCGAGCAGGCTATTAAAAATGCCGCAATAGACTTTGAGCAACTCAACCGCGACCGCATCGGTGTTATCTGGGGTTCGGGCAACGGCGGTATCCAGACTTTTCAGGAGCAGGTTACAGAGTTTGTCAAAGGCGACGGCACACCGCGATTCAGCCCCTTTTTCATTCCTAAAATGATTGTGGACATCGCTTCGGGGATTATTTCCATCAAATACGGCCTGCGCGGTGTGAATTTCACCACTGTTTCTGCCTGTGCTACTTCCACAAGTGCCATTATTGAGGCGTTTAACTACATCAAATGGAATAAAGCCGATATGGTGATTACCGGCGGTTCGGAAGCTCCGATTACGGAAAGTGCCATTGGCGGGTTCAATGCAGCCAAGGCGCTTTCTACCAATAATGAAAATGCAGCAACAGCCTCACGTCCGTTTGACGTAACCCGCGATGGCTTTGTTATGGGTGAAGGTGCGGGCGCGCTGGTGCTGGAAGAATTAGAACATGCCAAAAGGCGAAATGCGCCCATTATAGCAGAAGTTGTAGGCGGCGGCGCAGCAGCCGATGCTTACCATCTGACAGGAACGCACCCCGAAGGCGAAGGTGCTTACTTGGGCATGATGGCAGCGCTGGAAGAGGCCGGTATCGCTCCTCATCAGGTGGACTATCTGAACACGCACGCTACCTCTACCCCATTGGGCGATATCAGCGAATTAAAAGCTGCACTGCGCGTTTTCGGAGCGAATCAAAACCTTAGCATCAGCGCCACCAAATCCATGACGGGGCATTTGCTGGGGGCAGCCGGTGCCGTGGAGGCTATTGCATCTATCCTAAGTATTGTTCACAACCTGATACCGCCTACCATTAACACAACAGAAATAGAACCTGAGTACAAAGACCTGTTCCATTTTCCGCTGGGCAAAGCAGTTGCCAAAGAAGTGAACTATGCCATGAGCAACACATTCGGCTTTGGCGGACACATTGCTACGGTGTTGTTTGCCAAATATCGCGGATAA
- a CDS encoding TetR/AcrR family transcriptional regulator: MNTRELIVQTADGFIRDKGFNAFSYKDISAVIGIKTSSIHYYFPTKTLLAVAVVQEHMRRLEQLIHQLAGKPALEQLDAFTKVYKWYQSAGQVCVIGSLATDLHTVEEPVKVALQQLTDRTLNWLTEVLAQGRENGEIVFDMPPRSKALLIITNLLAALQLVRLTGEQDFDLICQSILNDLTIHP, from the coding sequence ATGAATACGCGTGAACTTATTGTGCAAACGGCTGACGGCTTCATCCGCGACAAGGGCTTTAATGCTTTCAGCTACAAAGATATTTCCGCGGTCATTGGGATTAAAACATCCTCTATTCATTACTATTTTCCGACAAAAACATTGCTGGCGGTGGCAGTGGTGCAGGAACATATGCGCCGATTGGAACAATTGATACATCAATTGGCAGGCAAGCCCGCATTAGAGCAATTGGATGCGTTTACGAAGGTGTACAAATGGTATCAATCCGCCGGGCAGGTTTGCGTGATAGGTTCGCTGGCTACCGACCTGCACACGGTGGAAGAGCCTGTGAAGGTTGCATTGCAGCAACTGACCGACCGCACGCTGAACTGGCTGACCGAAGTGCTGGCTCAGGGGCGGGAGAATGGCGAAATAGTTTTTGACATGCCGCCGCGAAGCAAAGCGCTGCTGATTATCACCAATTTGCTGGCTGCGCTGCAACTGGTACGCCTAACCGGTGAGCAAGATTTTGACCTTATCTGCCAAAGCATTTTAAACGATTTGACAATTCATCCCTGA
- a CDS encoding head GIN domain-containing protein, which yields MEQILASLIIVSSLFFSAFTGADEETRRLDTFNAVELKGPFEVELIQGEEHTVHIEARGTSVLSDVITEMRHGRLYVEHRRNDYDYRESRRVLLTITCRELHELTAKGAYVIRNKDTIRSEKLIVETNGAGNMYLKVDVQTLDMRVRGVGNTEVSGKAAQQIVRQSGIGNYRAFQLESDTVDISMDGIGNIEINVRKQMEVNSSGIGNVRYKGNPEILRAHASLLQKIRPAN from the coding sequence ATGGAACAAATACTCGCCTCGCTCATTATTGTCTCCTCTTTGTTTTTTTCGGCCTTTACGGGTGCCGATGAAGAAACGCGTCGGTTAGATACTTTCAATGCCGTCGAGCTCAAAGGCCCCTTTGAAGTAGAACTGATTCAAGGAGAAGAACACACGGTTCACATTGAAGCCCGCGGCACTTCCGTGCTGTCGGATGTAATAACAGAGATGCGCCACGGCCGCTTGTATGTTGAACATCGGCGCAATGATTACGACTACCGCGAATCGCGCAGAGTGCTTCTGACAATTACTTGCCGCGAATTGCACGAACTAACGGCCAAGGGTGCTTACGTCATCCGCAACAAGGATACTATCCGCAGCGAAAAGTTGATTGTAGAAACGAACGGTGCGGGTAATATGTACCTGAAAGTGGACGTTCAAACGCTGGACATGCGCGTGCGCGGCGTAGGTAATACGGAAGTCAGCGGAAAAGCTGCCCAACAGATTGTGCGACAAAGCGGCATAGGCAACTACCGAGCCTTTCAGTTGGAAAGCGATACTGTCGATATCTCCATGGATGGCATCGGCAACATAGAAATTAATGTGCGTAAGCAAATGGAAGTAAATTCTTCCGGTATCGGCAATGTGCGCTACAAGGGCAATCCCGAAATTTTGCGGGCACATGCTTCCCTGTTGCAAAAAATACGGCCGGCCAATTAA
- the atpD gene encoding F0F1 ATP synthase subunit beta, whose translation MANIGKITQVIGPVVDVSFEAEGARLPQILDALTVTKENGQTIVLECQQHLGEDRVRTIAMDGTEGLTRGMDVIDTGGPIKMPIGEGIRGRLFNVVGEAIDGIAQPSSDKGLPIHRPAPKFEDLSTTSEVLYTGIKVIDLIEPYVKGGKIGLFGGAGVGKTVLIQELINNIAKAYSGLSVFAGVGERTREGNDLLREMIEAGIIKYGEAFKHSMEEGGWDLSKVDLEELKNSQATFVFGQMNEPPGARARVALSGLTVAEYFRDGEGDGVGRDILFFIDNIFRFTQAGSEVSALLGRMPSAVGYQPTLATEMGAMQERITSTKRGSITSVQAVYVPADDLTDPAPATTFAHLDATTVLSRKIAELGIYPAVDPLDSTSRILTPDIVGEEHYKCAQRVKETLQRYKELQDIIAILGMDELSEEDKLVVHRARRVQRFLSQPFHVAEAFTGLKGVLVDIKDTIRGFNMIMDGELDHLPEAAFNLVGTIEQAIEKGERLMAEAKK comes from the coding sequence ATGGCAAATATTGGCAAAATTACGCAAGTGATCGGCCCGGTAGTGGACGTTAGCTTCGAGGCAGAGGGTGCAAGGCTACCCCAGATTCTCGATGCGCTTACAGTAACCAAAGAAAACGGACAAACCATCGTGCTGGAATGTCAGCAACACCTGGGTGAAGACCGTGTACGTACCATTGCAATGGACGGCACGGAAGGTTTGACCCGTGGAATGGATGTGATTGATACCGGCGGGCCTATCAAAATGCCAATTGGCGAAGGTATCCGTGGTCGCCTGTTCAACGTAGTGGGTGAGGCTATTGATGGTATTGCGCAGCCTTCTTCCGACAAAGGGCTGCCTATCCACCGCCCTGCTCCTAAGTTTGAAGACCTTTCTACAACTTCCGAAGTACTCTACACAGGTATTAAGGTAATTGACCTGATTGAGCCTTACGTAAAAGGTGGTAAAATCGGTCTGTTCGGTGGTGCGGGTGTAGGTAAAACCGTATTGATTCAGGAATTGATTAACAATATTGCCAAGGCTTATTCAGGCCTTTCAGTATTCGCCGGCGTAGGTGAGCGTACTCGCGAAGGTAACGACCTGCTGCGCGAAATGATTGAAGCCGGTATCATCAAATACGGCGAGGCTTTCAAACATTCTATGGAAGAAGGCGGCTGGGATTTGTCTAAGGTAGATTTGGAAGAACTCAAAAACTCTCAGGCAACCTTCGTATTCGGCCAGATGAACGAACCTCCCGGTGCTCGTGCCCGCGTAGCTCTGTCAGGTCTGACCGTTGCCGAATACTTCCGCGATGGTGAAGGCGACGGCGTAGGACGCGACATCCTGTTCTTCATTGACAACATCTTCCGTTTCACACAGGCCGGTTCCGAAGTATCGGCCCTGTTGGGTCGTATGCCTTCTGCAGTAGGTTATCAGCCTACACTGGCTACCGAGATGGGTGCCATGCAAGAGCGCATTACCTCTACCAAGCGCGGTTCTATCACCTCTGTGCAAGCGGTTTACGTACCTGCCGACGACTTGACCGACCCTGCTCCTGCAACAACCTTCGCTCACTTGGACGCAACCACCGTATTGAGCCGTAAGATTGCCGAGTTAGGTATCTACCCTGCGGTAGACCCGCTGGATTCTACTTCACGCATCCTTACGCCGGACATCGTAGGCGAAGAGCACTACAAGTGTGCACAGCGCGTGAAAGAAACCCTGCAACGCTACAAAGAATTGCAAGACATCATCGCCATCCTCGGTATGGACGAATTGTCGGAAGAAGACAAATTAGTTGTACACCGTGCACGCCGCGTACAGCGCTTCCTGTCTCAGCCTTTCCACGTAGCGGAAGCCTTTACAGGTCTGAAAGGCGTACTGGTAGATATCAAAGATACCATCCGTGGTTTCAACATGATTATGGACGGCGAATTAGACCATCTGCCTGAAGCCGCTTTCAACTTGGTGGGTACTATCGAGCAGGCTATCGAGAAAGGTGAGCGCCTGATGGCAGAAGCGAAAAAATAA
- the atpC gene encoding ATP synthase F1 subunit epsilon — protein sequence MQVEIITPDRKVFEGAATGVQVPGTGGSFEVLENHAPIISALEKGKVRVRTQNGSYQYFEIDGGVIEVLQNNVIVLAESAIAV from the coding sequence ATGCAAGTAGAAATTATCACCCCCGATAGAAAAGTATTTGAAGGCGCTGCCACAGGCGTTCAAGTGCCGGGTACAGGCGGCTCTTTTGAAGTACTTGAAAACCATGCGCCCATCATCAGCGCATTGGAAAAAGGCAAAGTGCGTGTGCGTACTCAAAACGGCAGCTATCAATACTTTGAAATTGACGGCGGGGTTATTGAAGTGCTGCAAAACAACGTAATTGTATTGGCTGAATCCGCAATTGCTGTTTAA
- the carA gene encoding glutamine-hydrolyzing carbamoyl-phosphate synthase small subunit yields the protein MNNKVSSRKDAILMLADGTIFKGQSIGKQGTSGGEICFNTGMTGYQEIYTDPSYYGQIIVNTNAHIGNYGTKRDEVESGKVQIQGLVVKTFSDVYSRHSADEALQQYLEEAGIVGICGIDTRALVRHLRSKGAMNAVISSELSEEEALRRFLQDVPDMNGLELSSVVSTQEPYFEGNSDASFRVAVLDLGVKGSIVSNLTRRGCYCKVFPAKTTFSEMQQWNPNGYLISNGPGDPAVMDYAIETVQQILAADKPLFGICLGHQILALAAGGKTFKMHHGHRGLNHPVKNLLTGKGEITSQNHGFAVSMEGIADHPQIELTHINLNDNTVEGIRIKGKKAFSVQYHPESSPGPHDSHYLFDDFVALMKSAG from the coding sequence ATGAATAACAAAGTTTCCTCGCGCAAAGATGCCATTCTGATGCTGGCAGATGGCACTATTTTCAAAGGACAGTCCATCGGAAAGCAAGGCACTTCCGGCGGCGAAATCTGTTTCAACACCGGCATGACGGGTTATCAGGAAATTTACACCGACCCCTCCTATTATGGGCAGATTATTGTAAATACCAATGCGCACATTGGCAACTATGGAACCAAGCGGGATGAAGTGGAGTCGGGCAAAGTTCAGATTCAGGGGTTGGTAGTAAAAACTTTCTCCGATGTGTACTCTCGCCACAGCGCCGATGAGGCTTTGCAGCAGTATTTGGAAGAGGCCGGCATTGTAGGCATTTGTGGCATTGACACCCGTGCGCTGGTTCGCCATCTGCGCAGCAAAGGTGCCATGAATGCAGTTATTTCTTCCGAATTGAGCGAAGAAGAAGCGCTCCGCCGCTTTTTACAGGATGTTCCCGATATGAACGGTTTGGAACTCTCCTCGGTTGTCAGCACACAAGAACCTTACTTTGAAGGCAACAGCGATGCATCTTTCCGCGTTGCCGTGCTTGATTTGGGCGTAAAAGGCAGCATTGTAAGCAACCTGACACGCCGCGGTTGTTACTGCAAGGTGTTCCCCGCCAAAACAACATTCTCCGAAATGCAGCAGTGGAACCCGAACGGCTACCTGATTTCAAACGGCCCGGGCGACCCTGCCGTAATGGACTATGCCATTGAAACCGTACAGCAAATATTAGCTGCCGACAAGCCCCTGTTTGGCATTTGCCTTGGTCATCAGATACTTGCGCTGGCAGCAGGCGGCAAAACTTTCAAAATGCACCATGGGCATCGCGGGCTGAATCACCCTGTTAAAAATCTGCTCACAGGCAAAGGCGAAATTACTTCACAAAATCATGGCTTTGCCGTTAGCATGGAGGGGATAGCAGACCACCCGCAAATAGAATTGACACACATTAACCTGAACGACAATACGGTAGAGGGCATTCGTATCAAAGGCAAAAAAGCGTTTTCAGTGCAATATCACCCCGAGTCATCGCCGGGGCCGCACGATTCGCACTACTTGTTTGATGACTTTGTAGCGCTGATGAAATCGGCGGGTTAA